From a single Mobula birostris isolate sMobBir1 chromosome 13, sMobBir1.hap1, whole genome shotgun sequence genomic region:
- the LOC140207658 gene encoding probable G-protein coupled receptor 139 — protein sequence MLETFYRVRRIWYLIISVIGVPVNSVAIAILYQGNCGLSTCTTRYLVAMATADILTIVFRVILWRLSYYYFPGTFLDITPVCSVISALGVAAMDCSVWFTVTFTFDRFVIICCQKWKAKYCTGKTATVILTATGVLFFFKNVPYSFIYQPMKVIDNIPWDCIRKPDLYADPGWRGYRWFSTVLTPLLPFVLILLLNALTVRHILVTSRVRKGLRCQSKAENRSDPEMESRRRSVILLLTISGSFIILWSVKVAEFLYNTIASLDQNNYNESEYIAEHSGYMLTLLSCCTNTFIYGVTQSKFREQFISAVKYPLTSLIQLVNNQNI from the exons ATGCTTGAAACATTTTACCGTGTGAGAAGGATATGGTACCTGATCATTTCCGTAATTGGTGTCCCTG TCAATTCAGTTGCGATTGCGATCCTGTACCAAGGAAACTGCGGACTCTCCAcgtgcaccactcgctacctggtggctaTGGCAACAGCGGATATACTGACCATCGTATTTCGGGTGATATTGTGGCGTCTCAGTTATTATTATTTCCCCGGGACattcctggacatcacccctgTATGCAGTGTGATCTCAGCCCTGGGAGTGGCAGCCATGgattgttctgtctggttcaccgtcacttttacaTTTGACCGGTTTGTCATAATCTGCTGTCAGAAGTGGAAAGCaaagtattgcaccgggaaaactgcgacTGTGATTCTGACAGCAACGGGCGTTCTGTTCTTTTTTAAAAACGTGCCCTACTCTTTCATATATCAGCCTATGAAAGTAATTGacaatataccctgggactgCATTAGAAAGCCGGACTTGTATGCGGATCCCGGGTGGAGAGGATATAGATGGTTTTCTACTGTTCTAACGCCATTGCtcccgttcgtgttaatactactgctcaacgctctgacagtcagacacattttagtgactagtcgcgtccgtaaggggctgaggtgtcagagcaaggcggagaaccgcagtgacccggagatggagagcaggaggaggtctgtgatcttacttctcaccatctccggaagcttcatcatcctgtggtcggtAAAGGTTGCCGAATTTCTCTATAACACCATTGCTAGTTTGGATCAGAATAATTACAACGAATCGGAATACATCGCTGAACACTCCGGATATATGCTAACACTATTAAGTTGCTGCACGAACACGTTTATTTATGGGGTgactcagtccaagttcagagagcagttcatcagcgcagTGAAATATCCGCTGACATCACTTATTCAACTCGTTAATAATCAAAATATCTAA